Proteins co-encoded in one Prevotella sp. E13-27 genomic window:
- a CDS encoding nucleoside kinase, which produces MEKTTTVFCLNDSKQYEVAIGSTLEELYQQTGLDIPHGPISAHVNNKVEGMHYRIYKAKNIEFLGITTPSGLRAYTRTVFFVLCKAVHDLYEKCKVTIDIPVSNGYYVDLDIGHPVTLEDAGKIRKRMQEIIDAAYPIHRHESTTEEAIKMFTILHTFSKVKLLKSTGSLFTTFYDIDNYYDYYYGSLLTNTKQLYLFGLEKYYDGLLLRLPSRENPDELGEMVMQDKMFSIFKEQHKWQQILGLRTIGDLNEAISQGFSSQLIQISEALQEKKISMIADEIANRRGIRMVLIAGPSSSGKTTTCKRLSVQLAVNGIKPVPISLDDYFLDRDKTPRDETGDYDFESIHALNIPLLNEQLEALFNGEEIELPRYNFQEGRSEWSGKKLRLKEDEILVVEGIHALNPELTAQISNDKKFRVYASALTTLLLDNHNYIPTTDNRLLRRIIRDHKYRGVDARETIRRWASVRKGENKWIFPYQENADVMFNTAMLFELAVIKSQAEPLLEQVPENCPEHAEAYRLRKFLRYISPIPETQIPPTSLLREFLGGSSFTY; this is translated from the coding sequence ATGGAAAAGACAACAACAGTATTCTGCCTTAACGACTCAAAACAATATGAGGTGGCAATAGGCAGCACCCTCGAAGAGCTGTATCAACAGACAGGACTTGACATTCCTCATGGCCCCATCAGTGCCCATGTGAACAACAAGGTAGAAGGCATGCACTACCGCATCTATAAGGCAAAGAACATTGAGTTCCTTGGCATAACGACGCCATCGGGACTGCGTGCCTATACGCGCACAGTGTTCTTTGTGCTCTGCAAGGCCGTACACGACCTTTATGAGAAATGCAAGGTAACTATAGATATACCCGTGTCAAACGGTTACTATGTTGACCTTGACATTGGGCATCCTGTGACACTCGAAGATGCGGGAAAGATTCGCAAGCGCATGCAGGAGATAATAGATGCAGCCTACCCCATCCACCGCCACGAATCAACAACAGAGGAGGCTATCAAGATGTTCACCATTCTCCATACATTCTCAAAGGTAAAGTTGCTCAAAAGCACTGGTTCGCTGTTCACCACGTTCTACGACATTGACAACTACTACGACTATTACTACGGCTCGCTGCTTACCAATACCAAGCAGCTCTACCTCTTTGGGCTGGAGAAATACTACGATGGCCTGCTGCTGCGCCTGCCCTCTCGCGAGAACCCCGATGAACTTGGCGAGATGGTGATGCAGGACAAGATGTTCAGCATCTTCAAAGAGCAGCACAAGTGGCAGCAGATTCTCGGTCTGCGCACCATAGGAGACCTTAACGAGGCCATCAGCCAAGGGTTCAGCTCACAGCTCATACAAATCAGCGAAGCCCTGCAGGAGAAGAAGATCTCAATGATTGCCGACGAGATAGCCAACAGGAGAGGCATACGCATGGTGCTCATTGCCGGTCCGTCGTCAAGTGGCAAGACAACCACGTGCAAGCGTCTCTCAGTACAGCTGGCAGTAAACGGCATCAAGCCTGTGCCCATCTCACTGGACGATTATTTCCTTGATCGTGACAAGACGCCACGTGACGAGACAGGCGACTATGACTTCGAGAGCATACATGCACTAAACATTCCTCTTCTTAATGAGCAGCTTGAAGCCCTCTTCAATGGTGAGGAGATAGAGCTGCCACGCTACAATTTCCAGGAAGGCAGGAGCGAGTGGAGCGGCAAGAAGCTGCGTTTGAAGGAAGACGAGATACTCGTCGTGGAAGGCATTCACGCACTGAATCCTGAACTTACTGCCCAGATATCTAACGACAAGAAGTTCCGTGTGTATGCATCGGCACTTACCACCCTGCTCCTTGACAATCACAACTATATCCCGACGACAGACAACCGTCTGCTACGCCGCATCATTCGCGACCACAAATACCGTGGTGTAGATGCCCGCGAGACCATACGCCGCTGGGCTTCCGTGCGCAAAGGTGAGAACAAGTGGATATTCCCTTATCAGGAGAATGCCGATGTAATGTTTAATACCGCCATGCTCTTCGAACTTGCCGTGATAAAGAGTCAGGCAGAGCCGCTTCTTGAGCAGGTGCCTGAGAACTGTCCTGAGCATGCCGAGGCTTACCGCCTGCGCAAGTTCCTGCGTTATATTAGTCCGATACCAGAGACGCAGATACCACCGACATCGCTGCTACGCGAGTTCCTCGGTGGATCATCGTTCACATACTAA
- the pyrH gene encoding UMP kinase has protein sequence MRFKRILLKLSGESLMGKQGFGIDPERLSDYAQQIKEVSEMGVQIGIVIGGGNIFRGLSGSQKGFDRVKGDQMGMCATVINSLALSSALGAIGVKNKVLTAIRMEPIGEFYTKWKAIEAMEQGQVCIFSAGTGSPYFTTDTGSSLRGIEIEADVMLKGTRVDGIYTADPEKDPTATKFSDITYKEVLARGLKVMDLTAICMCQDNNLPIYVFNMDIVGNLKKVMEGEDIGTLVHN, from the coding sequence ATGAGATTCAAGAGAATTCTTCTAAAGCTGTCGGGCGAGAGTCTGATGGGAAAGCAGGGCTTCGGCATAGACCCTGAGCGCTTGAGCGACTATGCTCAGCAGATTAAGGAGGTGAGTGAGATGGGCGTGCAGATTGGCATTGTCATTGGCGGTGGTAACATCTTCCGTGGACTGAGCGGAAGTCAGAAGGGCTTCGACCGCGTAAAGGGTGACCAGATGGGCATGTGTGCAACAGTCATCAACTCGCTGGCATTGTCATCGGCTCTTGGTGCCATTGGCGTGAAGAACAAGGTGCTCACTGCCATCCGCATGGAGCCTATTGGTGAGTTCTATACGAAGTGGAAGGCTATTGAGGCTATGGAGCAGGGACAGGTATGCATCTTCTCTGCAGGAACAGGCTCTCCTTATTTCACCACTGACACTGGTTCGTCACTGCGTGGCATAGAGATTGAGGCTGACGTAATGCTGAAGGGCACGCGTGTTGACGGCATCTACACTGCCGACCCAGAGAAAGACCCTACAGCAACAAAGTTCTCTGACATTACATATAAAGAGGTGCTGGCTCGTGGCTTGAAGGTCATGGATCTCACTGCTATCTGCATGTGTCAGGACAACAACCTGCCCATCTATGTGTTCAACATGGACATCGTTGGCAACCTGAAGAAAGTTATGGAGGGCGAGGACATCGGCACGCTTGTCCATAACTGA